In Stegostoma tigrinum isolate sSteTig4 chromosome 7, sSteTig4.hap1, whole genome shotgun sequence, one genomic interval encodes:
- the LOC125454147 gene encoding LOW QUALITY PROTEIN: large ribosomal subunit protein uL14-like (The sequence of the model RefSeq protein was modified relative to this genomic sequence to represent the inferred CDS: substituted 2 bases at 2 genomic stop codons), with the protein MFKRGYGSSSRARFHLTLGLPLGIMINCVNNTEAKNLYIISIIVCANVSXCLXAIFVGDMIMETVKHNKLELRKKVHPAVVIQQWKANQNKDWMFLNFEDKAGVTVNNKGDMKGCAITSPVAKECADLWLSIASNAGSIA; encoded by the coding sequence ATGTTTAAGAGGGGATATGGTAGCTCATCTAGAGCGAGATTTCACCTCACCCTTGGTCTCCCCTTGGGGATTATGATCAACTGTGTTAATAATACAGAGGCCAAAAACCTGTACATCATCTCTATCATAGTCTGTGCAAATGTCTCTTGATGCCTATGAGCCATTTTTGTTGGTGACATGATCATGGAAACTGTAAAGCACAACAAATTAGAGCTCAGGAAAAAGGTGCATCCAGCAGTAGTGATACAGCAATGGAAAGCTAACCAGAATAAAGACTGGATGTTTCTCAACTTCGAAGACAAGGCAGGGGTTACAGTAAATAACAAAGGAGACATGAAAGGCTGTGCAATCACAAGCCCTGTTGCCAAGGAATGTGCAGATCTGTGGCTCAGCATTGCCTCCAATGCTGGGAGCATTGCATAA